The DNA segment TAGGCAAAGAACGCAAAGAAAATGGACGTATTAAACTTGAATATTTGCAGGTAAGTTCTGGTGTAGGTATTAAGCCGGTTGCCAGTGTTTGTCTGACTATTGCCGGAGAGCCTTTCGAAGCTGCTTCTTCTGGTAACGGCCCTGTTGATGCTGCAATCAATGCGGTAAAACAGATTATTCGTCGCCAGACTACCGTGAAAGAGTTCCTGATTCAGGCCATTACCAAAGGTAGTGATGATGTGGGTAAAGTTCACATGCAGGTAGAATATGAAGGTTCTGTTTACTACGGTTTTGGAGCCAATACTGATATAATTGCCGCTTCAGTGGAAGCTTATATTGATGCAATCAATAAATTTGTCATCTGACCAAATCGCGAGAGAATTTAATTAAATCATAAAAATCGTCGGGGTAATTTGATGGGATTCCGGCAAAGAAGAAGATTATGAATACATTATTTGACAAAATCTGGGATGCGCACGTAGTAACTGCGGTGCAGGATGGTCCCACTCAATTGTACATTGACAGACACTTCTGTCATGAGGTAACCAGTCCGCAAGCGTTTGACGGATTGCGTAAAAGAGGTTTGAAAGTTTTCCGTCCGGAAAAAACAACCTGCTCTCCTGACCACAACATTCCTACTTTGAATCAGGAGAAACCAATCGAAGATCCTATTTCTCGTTTTCAGGTAGAAACATTGACCAAAAACGCAACTGAGTTCGGTGTAACTCTTTGGGGATTGGGTCACAAGAAAAACGGTATCATCCACGTAGTAGGACCGGAAAACGGTTTGACCCGTCCGGGTATGACTATCGTATGTGGTGACAGCCACACTTCTACTCATGGTGCTTTCGGTTCTATCGCATTCGGTATCGGTACCAGCGAGGTAGAGATGGTATTGGCATCTCAGTGTATCCTTCAGCCTAAACCTAAAACGATGCGTATCAACATCGAAGGTAAACTGGGCGCTGGTGTAACTGCAAAAGACTTAGCACTTTATATTATTTCAAAACAAACTACCGGTGGCGCTACCGGATATTTCGTAGAATACGCCGGTGAGGCAATCCGCTCAATGAGCATGGAAGAGCGTATGACCGTTTGTAACCTGAGTATCGAGATGGGTGCACGTGGTGGTATGATTGCTCCTGACGAAACTACATTTGAATACGTAAAAGGTCGTGAATTCGCACCTCAAGGTGAAGAGTGGGACAAAGCATTGGCTTACTGGAAAACGTTGAAAAGCGATGACGATGCGGTATTCGACAGAGAAGTAACTTACAACGCTGCTGATATTCAGCCAATGGTGACTTACGGTACCAATCCGGGTATGGGTATGGGTATTACCGAAAA comes from the Parabacteroides sp. FAFU027 genome and includes:
- the leuC gene encoding 3-isopropylmalate dehydratase large subunit; its protein translation is MNTLFDKIWDAHVVTAVQDGPTQLYIDRHFCHEVTSPQAFDGLRKRGLKVFRPEKTTCSPDHNIPTLNQEKPIEDPISRFQVETLTKNATEFGVTLWGLGHKKNGIIHVVGPENGLTRPGMTIVCGDSHTSTHGAFGSIAFGIGTSEVEMVLASQCILQPKPKTMRINIEGKLGAGVTAKDLALYIISKQTTGGATGYFVEYAGEAIRSMSMEERMTVCNLSIEMGARGGMIAPDETTFEYVKGREFAPQGEEWDKALAYWKTLKSDDDAVFDREVTYNAADIQPMVTYGTNPGMGMGITENIPTLDTIDDAGKISYVKSLDYMGFQPGEKLEGKAIDYVFLGSCTNGRIEDFRVFANFVKGKKKADSVIVWLVPGSWMVEQQIREEGLDTILTEAGFQLRQPGCSACLAMNEDKVPAGKYAVSTSNRNFEGRQGPGARTILAGPLVAAAAAITGKITDPRKL